In a single window of the Zonotrichia leucophrys gambelii isolate GWCS_2022_RI chromosome 2, RI_Zleu_2.0, whole genome shotgun sequence genome:
- the CCN4 gene encoding CCN family member 4 has product MRWLLPWILAASSILQATGQTSLSMSSPVPATEQPYTRAQYCRWPCECPRSPPRCAPGVSLVTDGCDCCKTCAKQRGESCTEADTCDFHRGLYCDYSGDRPRYEIGVCAQIVGVGCVLNGVRYKNGETFQPNCKYNCTCINGAVGCVPMCTNSRPPLVWCPNPKLIKMTGKCCEQWVCDDSRKIRKTSPRHISSAAYEGEEEAWQKNCIVHTSPWSPCSKTCGLGISTRISNDNEQCRLLKESRLCNMRPCEVDITQHIKPGKKCLAVYRANEPMNYTISGCVSKSPYRPKYCGVCTDNRCCTPYKSKTIEVSFQCPDGTEFSWKIMWINACFCNLNCRNPNDIFADLAHYYDYSEIAN; this is encoded by the exons ATGAGGTGGCTTTTGCCCTGGATTCTAGCAGCAAGCAGCATTTTGCAG GCCACTGGCCAGACCTCCCTGAGCATGAGCAGCCCCGTCCCAGCCACGGAGCAGCCCTACACACGGGCTCAGTACTGCAGGTGGCCCTGCGAGTGCCCCAGGTCCCCGCCGCGCTGCGCGCCCGGCGTCAGCCTGGTCACGGACGGCTGTGACTGCTGCAAGACGTGTGCCAAGCAGAGAGGGGAGAGCTGCACCGAGGCTGACACCTGTGACTTCCACAGGGGCTTGTACTGTGACTACAGCGGAGACAGACCTAGGTACGAAATAGGAGTATGTGCAC agatTGTTGGTGTAGGATGTGTCCTCAATGGAGTCAGGTACAAGAACGGGGAGACATTCCAGCCCAACTGCAAATACAACTGCACGTGCATTAATGGGGCTGTGGGCTGTGTTCCCATGTGCACAAACTCACGTCCTCCACTTGTCTGGTGCCCAAACCCAAAGCTGATTAAGATGACAGGGAAGTGCTGCGAGCAGTGGGTTTGTGATGACTCCAGGAAAATCAGGAAGACATCTCCACGCCACATCTCCTCTGCAG CGTacgagggagaggaggaagccTGGCAGAAGAACTGCATCGTGCACACCTCACCCTGGAGCCCTTGCTCCAAGACCTGTGGGCTGGGCATCTCCACCAGGATCTCCAACGACAACGAGCAGTGCCGGCTCCTGAAGGAGAGCCGCCTGTGCAACATGAGGCCCTGTGAGGTGGATATAACCCAGCACATCAAG CCTGGGAAGAAATGCTTGGCTGTCTACAGGGCGAATGAGCCCATGAACTACACCATCTCTGGCTGTGTGAGCAAAAGCCCCTACAGGCCCAAGTACTGTGGGGTCTGCACAGACAACAGGTGCTGCACACCCTACAAGTCCAAGACTATTGAAGTGAGCTTCCAGTGCCCAGATGGAACTgagttttcctggaaaattaTGTGGATCAATGCTTGTTTTTGCAACCTGAACTGCAGGAACCCCAACGACATCTTTGCTGACTTGGCTCATTACTATGATTACTCTGAAATCGCTAATTAA